In Nerophis ophidion isolate RoL-2023_Sa linkage group LG03, RoL_Noph_v1.0, whole genome shotgun sequence, the following are encoded in one genomic region:
- the cldn23l gene encoding claudin-23, with the protein MQTPTSMVMGIVFAPLGLVLLFTAAITPQWREGQTRLGLARPGSLLRTIVKSNSQAGVKSGSVDSLLLVRSDGLWESCLQVEHSELKQCWPVAGSYQRDWRVRLAQGLVLTSLFLCGTGIVLACIGVRCWTDLPLRGVAATGGLLVVMAGVLSMSALVVYTHYLKRLGMEDARQEVHNTRLPQLSLRPAGSLYFGWLGSCLQVLGGGALVFSFKRPRCQTCPEFAACPACRRCSQIRNKPDSDVYEVSS; encoded by the coding sequence ATGCAGACTCCGACCTCCATGGTGATGGGCATCGTCTTCGCCCCGTTAGGACTGGTCCTGCTCTTCACCGCAGCCATCACGCCCCAATGGAGAGAAGGCCAGACCCGTCTGGGTCTTGCCAGGCCGGGCTCGCTTCTCCGAACCATCGTGAAAAGCAACAGCCAAGCGGGGGTCAAGTCGGGATCCGTGGACTCGCTCCTCTTAGTCCGCTCCGATGGACTTTGGGAGAGCTGTCTTCAAGTGGAGCACTCGGAGCTGAAGCAGTGCTGGCCGGTGGCGGGGTCCTACCAGCGGGACTGGAGGGTCCGCCTGGCGCAAGGCTTGGTGCTGACCTCCTTGTTCCTGTGCGGCACCGGCATCGTTCTGGCCTGCATCGGCGTCCGCTGTTGGACAGATCTACCGCTCCGAGGGGTGGCGGCTACGGGTGGCCTCCTGGTGGTGATGGCGGGGGTGCTCAGCATGAGCGCCTTGGTGGTCTACACCCACTACCTGAAGAGGCTTGGGATGGAAGACGCCCGGCAGGAAGTCCACAACACCCGCTTAcctcagctgagcttgcgcccgGCCGGCTCGCTCTACTTCGGCTGGCTGGGGTCATGCTTACAAGTGCTGGGAGGGGGCGCGTTGGTCTTTAGTTTCAAGCGACCCAGATGCCAAACTTGCCCGGAGTTCGCCGCCTGCCCCGCGTGTCGCCGCTGCTCACAGATTCGCAACAAGCCTGACTCAGATGTTTATGAAGTCAGCTCTTAG